Proteins encoded by one window of Juglans regia cultivar Chandler chromosome 15, Walnut 2.0, whole genome shotgun sequence:
- the LOC108984640 gene encoding disease resistance protein RUN1-like — translation MESRVRDIHKILRRVEVNDTRILGIYGTGGIGKTNLAKEIYNSFTDQFENCCFLANVRETSKSEVGLIKLQETLLCEILGDWSLKVRNKDEGMGLIKKMLWSKRVLLVLDDLDKSVKVETLLGGCDWFGLGSVIIITTRDEHLLTSSNVHLRYKVKELDRDEALRLFCLYAFKKENPNHDFAEITENVLHYVGGLPLALKVIGSELCGRDIHYWRSALEKYKRIPHKDILEMLKISYDGLDECGKNIFLDIAYFFTGKKEEYVTKVLDSCGFFPNYGIKVLVDKSLITIACGRLIMHDLLKDMGREIVRQESPEEPEKRSRLWFHKYVRHVFEETKGTNKIQGILIELPKQDWINLNPETFLAMKRLRIFINRNACFSREPNYLSNELRVLDWHSYPGYSFPQNLNGEKLVVLKMDEGLFKELGDGLKNFQNLKTLRLSECKFLTKIPDMSGLHTLEDLNIMSCNNLVEVHQSIGFLDKLSNLSIDHCHSLTRFPRSLKLRSLKLLRLSRCERLEKFPEIDSGMKRLTIVSLENMAAIKELPSSFGNLTSLGSLEIFPEVSKKFEFNTSSLRKLSWVNLSGCHKMVLNPIRFEENLEDQVADCRLTFSGNKIPDWDYHCKLEIPNSYCNKYVTCFTKDSDDLLLYYHKLDHVERFKSVGGILQLKFQIRGRVLIRSFGIRVVRKQKEINTLQDVASWSPCVNIQPSSEARIIELYPESRDENPNVDLELGLRLVEEHEENARVLHEDHVGAHFGKRRRDEDDDCNLKFNLYPQQKRQHSSITGIRIIELENDDENPKEDLDLELKLGL, via the exons ATGGAGTCTAGAGTACGTGACATCCATAAAATACTTCGACGTGTGGAAGTGAATGATACACGCATTCTAGGGATCTATGGAACTGGAGGAATTGGTAAGACAAATCTGGCTAAAGAAATCTACAACTCATTTACCGACCAATTTGAAAATTGTTGCTTTCTTGCAAACGTGAGAGAAACTTCAAAGAGTGAGGTTGGTTTAATTAAATTGCAAGAGACACTTCTTTGCGAGATCCTCGGTGACTGGAGTTTGAAGGTTAGAAATAAAGATGAAGGAATGggtctcataaaaaaaatgctttggaGTAAAAGGGTTCTTTTAGTTCTTGATGATTTGGATAAATCGGTCAAAGTTGAAACCCTACTTGGAGGATGTGATTGGTTTGGTTTAGGAAGTGTAATCATTATAACAACTAGGGATGAACATTTATTAACTAGTAGTAATGTTCATTTACGATATAAGGTGAAGGAATTGGATCGTGACGAAGCTCTTCGGCTGTTTTGTTTGTATgccttcaaaaaagaaaatcctaacCATGATTTTGCCGAAATCACAGAAAATGTACTCCATTACGTTGGGGGCCTTCCGTTGGCTTTAAAGGTGATAGGCTCGGAACTATGTGGTAGGGACATTCATTATTGGAGAAGTGCTTTAGAAAAGTACAAAAGAATTCCTCACAAAGATATTCTTGAAATGCTTAAAATAAGTTATGATGGATTGGATGAATGTGGGAAGAATATTTTCTTGGATATTGCATATTTCTTTACCGGCAAGAAAGAAGAATATGTTACTAAAGTACTTGATAGTTGTGGTTTCTTTCCTAACTATGGTATCAAAGTACTGGTGGATAAGTCTCTCATTACCATTGCGTGTGGCAGATTAATCATGCATGACTTGCTCAAAGATATGGGTAGAGAAATTGTTCGTCAAGAATCACCCGAAGAACCCGAGAAACGTAGTAGGTTGTGGTTTCATAAATATGTTCGTCATGTATTTGAAGAAACTAAG GGAACAAACAAGATTCAAGGCATATTGATAGAGTTACCAAAACAAGACTGGATAAATTTGAATCCTGAAACTTTCTTGGCGATGAAAAGGCTCAGGATATTTATAAATCGTAATGCATGTTTTTCAAGAGAGCCTAATTATCTCTCAAATGAGTTAAGAGTACTTGATTGGCACAGTTATCCTGGTTATTCGTTCCCGCAAAACCTTAATGGAGAGAAACTCGTTGTTTTAAAAATGGATGAAGGCTTGTTCAAAGAATTGGGAGACGGATTGAag AATTTCCagaatttgaaaactttgagaCTCTCTGAATGTAAATTCCTAACAAAGATTCCTGATATGTCAGGACTCCATACTTTAGAGGATTTGAACATTATGTCTTGCAATAACTTAGTTGAGGTACATCAATCTATTGGCTTCCTTGATAAACTCTCCAATTTGTCAATTGACCATTGCCACAGCCTTACTAGATTTCCAAGATCACTCAAGTTGAGATCTCTAAAACTCCTTCGACTTTCTCGTTGCGAAAGGCTGGAGAAGTTTCCTGAAATTGACAGTGGAATGAAACGTTTGACAATTGTTTCACTAGAGAACATGGCTGCTATAAAAGAATTGCCTTCATCTTTTGGGAATCTTACTAGCCTTGG ATCATTGGAGATTTTTCCTGAGGTATCAAAGAAGTTTGAATTCAATACAAGCAGCTTACGTAAACTAAGTTGGGTTAACTTGAGTGGATGCCATAAAATGGTTTTAAATCCTATACGGTTtgag GAAAATCTAGAGGACCAAGTTGCAGATTGTAGGCTTACATTTTCGGGAAATAAGATTCCAGATTGGGACTACCATTGCAAGCTAGAGATTCCAAATAGTTAT TGTAACAAGTATGTAACATGTTTTACAAAGGACTCGGATGATTTATTGTTGTATTACCACAAACTAGATCATGTAGAGCGTTTCAAATCAGTGGGAGGAATTCTGCAACTTAAGTTTCAAATCAGAGGTAGAGTCCTAATTAGAAGTTTTGGAATCCGTGTGGTACGCAAGCAGAAGGAGATCAATACATTGCAAGATGTTGCAAGTTGGAGTCCCTGTGTTAACATCCAACCTTCTTCAGAAGCAAGAATTATTGAATTATATCCAGAAAGCAGAGATGAGAATCCAAATGTAGATTTGGAACTTGGGCTCCGTTTGGTAGAGGAGCATGAAGAGAATGCAAGAGTGCTCCACGAAGATCACGTTGGTGCCCATTTTGGTAAGAGGCGtcgtgatgaagatgatgattgcAACCTGAAATTCAATTTGTACCCTCAACAAAAGAGGCAGCATTCCTCAATCACGGGCATCAGAATAATAGAATTAGAGAATGACGATGAGAATCCAAAAGAAGATTTGGATTTAGAGCTTAAACTTGGATTGTAA
- the LOC109013784 gene encoding probable aquaporin TIP3-2 encodes MPRRYAFRRAEEATHPDSIRATLAEFISTFIFVFAGEGSLLALGKIYKEPAGTTASELVAIALAHALSFFAAVSASMNISGGHLNPAVTFGTLLGGRISVLLAVYYWVAQLLGSVVAALLLRLATNNMRPVGLYVTSGVGELHGLLLEIVMTFSLVYTVYATAIDPKRGSLGTIAPLAIGFILGANILVGAPFDGASMNPARAFGPALVGWRWRNQWIYWVGPLLGGGLAGLVYEYMIIPTEVPHHTHQPLSPEDY; translated from the exons ATGCCTCGAAGATACGCGTTTAGGAGGGCAGAAGAAGCCACTCACCCTGATTCCATCAGAGCAACTTTGGCAGAATTCATTTCCACTTTCATCTTTGTCTTTGCTGGCGAAGGCTCTTTACTTGCTCTTG GCAAGATCTACAAGGAACCAGCTGGGACAACTGCGTCCGAGCTAGTAGCCATCGCACTTGCGCATGCACTCTCCTTCTTTGCAGCCGTGTCAGCCAGCATGAACATATCCGGCGGCCATCTGAATCCTGCGGTCACCTTCGGCACCCTCCTTGGTGGAAGAATCTCAGTTCTCCTTGCTGTCTACTACTGGGTTGCGCAGCTCTTGGGTTCAGTTGTGGCAGCCCTCTTGCTCAGGCTTGCCACCAATAACATG AGACCAGTGGGGTTGTACGTAACATCTGGTGTTGGGGAGTTGCATGGGCTGCTATTGGAGATCGTGATGACATTCAGCCTGGTTTACACAGTTTATGCGACTGCCATTGATCCCAAACGCGGTAGCTTGGGGACGATTGCGCCTCTCGCAATTGGGTTTATCCTTGGGGCGAACATCCTGGTGGGTGCGCCTTTTGATGGAGCATCCATGAACCCTGCAAGAGCATTTGGACCAGCTTTGGTTGGATGGAGATGGAGGAATCAATGGATATATTGGGTTGGTCCACTTTTAGGAGGTGGATTGGCTGGACTTGTGTATGAGTACATGATTATACCCACAGAAGTCCCTCATCACACCCACCAGCCCTTGTCTCCTGAGGATTACTAG
- the LOC109013782 gene encoding uncharacterized protein LOC109013782 yields MSSLTSLCSSNLELFLHHVTPTVPSRPLPQSCFNDLNSLWQPPGKDTIEYFTLRDLWDCYDEWSAYGAGTPVLMNGGETVMQYYVPYLSAIQIYTNKSGATSRNRKEDSDVAEFESDSWSDDSGSDNLSRSLSNYSSKAWDAVSEDSSLEQEGSLAMKDRLGCLYLQYIETASPYWRVPFSDKITELSQSSPSLMTLKSVDLSPASWMAVAWYPIYHIPSQKNEKDLSACFLSYHTLSSTFQDDTMENADTNIEHAKCHHEVMGNIGQKSKEERNGGISLPPFGLATYKLQGDLWIKPQTSDRERMIHLYSAADSWLKQLGIYHHDFNFFTFHATM; encoded by the exons ATGTCTTCTCTCACATCGTTGTGTTCCTCAAATCTGGAGCTGTTTCTTCATCATGTGACCCCCACGGTTCCCTCACGACCACTTCCTCAG AGCTGCTTTAATGATCTAAATAGCCTCTGGCAACCACCTGGTAAAGACACAATTGAATACTTCACGTTGAGAGATCTCTGGGACTGCTATGACGAATGGAGTGCATATGGTGCTGGCACCCCAGTACTGATGAATGGTGGTGAAACTGTGATGCAGTACTATGTTCCTTATCTATCTGCCATTCAGATATACACTAACAAATCAGGTGCCACTTCCAG GAATCGTAAAGAGGACAGTGACGTGGCAGAATTTGAAAGTGATTCTTGGAGTGATGACAGTGGGAGTGATAATCTATCGAGGTCTCTAAGCAACTACTCTAGCAAGGCTTGGGACGCAGTTTCGGAAGATTCAAGCTTAGAGCAAGAGGGTTCATTGGCAATGAAGGATAGGCTTGGCTGCCTTTACTTACAGTACATTGAAACCGCTTCCCCCTACTGGAGAGTCCCATTCTCGGACAAG ATAACTGAATTATCTCAAAGTAGCCCGTCGTTAATGACGCTCAAGAGTGTGGATCTTTCCCCTGCAAGTTGGATGGCTGTTGCTTG gtATCCTATTTATCACATTCCAagtcagaaaaatgaaaaggattTGTCGGCATGCTTCCTCAGTTATCATACTTTGTCCTCAACTTTCCAAg ACGATACAATGGAGAATGCTGACACCAATATCGAACATGCTAAGTGCCATCATGAAGTAATGGGAAACATAGGACAGAAATCTAAGGAAGAAAGAAATGGTGGGATTTCTCTTCCTCCCTTTGGTCTAGCTACTTACAAGTTACAAGGAGATCTTTGGATAAAGCCACAGACATCTGATCGTGAAAGGATGATCCATCTCTACAGCGCTGCGGATTCGTGGTTGAAGCAGCTCGGCATCTATCACCATGACTTCAACTTCTTCACTTTTCATGCCACCATGTAA